In Nematostella vectensis chromosome 2, jaNemVect1.1, whole genome shotgun sequence, one genomic interval encodes:
- the LOC116604515 gene encoding histamine H2 receptor-like isoform X1 gives MKIQITAMANNSSSGETGHSVLSCSWLPVETWQLTVDSETIKTVALTRALVNSVTFPFTILFNLLVVIALVKVRPLRSRANLMLGCLAVTDLMTGLIAQPLAVNTNMTLYLNPLQCPSTATQAVSKIMAFSSLYHITLLNIDRLIAMKNTFRYPVIVTDGRVCLAVIMAWVVAIGFAIFDAFVPSSNISRNFGITCILTCLICCFVVWRESKKHRRQIAADHLSMGTEQPRSNANMAFALITVTHFLTYLFFFGIRIAEEQVPLLKAVSSAVVVFSSLINPLLYSIRTEAFRDAIKGILGIRSQVIVHG, from the exons ATGAAG ATCCAAATAACAGCAATGGCTAACAACAGCTCATCAGGCGAGACAGGTCACAGCGTGCTGAGCTGCTCTTGGCTTCCGGTAGAAACATGGCAACTTACGGTGGACTCTGAGACAATTAAAACAGTTGCACTAACACGAGCTCTAGTCAATAGCGTCACCTTTCCATTCACCATCCTCTTTAACTTATTAGTTGTCATAGCGCTCGTGAAGGTGCGACCGCTACGTAGCAGGGCCAACCTAATGCTGGGATGTTTGGCAGTCACTGATCTTATGACGGGACTGATCGCTCAACCGCTAGCGGTGAACACTAATATGACGCTCTACTTGAACCCTTTGCAATGCCCTTCAACTGCTACTCAGGCAGTGTCGAAGATAATGGCATTCAGTTCCTTGTACCACATTACTCTATTGAACATTGATCGGCTCATCGCCATGAAGAATACGTTTAGGTACCCTGTTATTGTAACGGATGGACGCGTGTGCTTGGCCGTCATCATGGCGTGGGTTGTAGCGATTGGCTTTGCTATCTTTGACGCCTTCGTTCCTTCTTCTAACATTTCTAGGAACTTTGGGATCACTTGCATTCTAACGTGCCTTATCTGCTGCTTCGTTGTCTGGCGCGAGAGTAAAAAGCACCGACGCCAAATTGCTGCAGATCACTTGTCTATGGGTACTGAACAGCCTAGAAGCAACGCGAACATGGCATTTGCTCTTATAACCGTCACCCACTTTttgacatatttatttttctttggcATAAGAATAGCTGAGGAACAAGTCCCATTGCTTAAAGCAGTCTCTTCAGCGGTCGTAGTTTTTAGCTCGCTTATCAATCCCTTACTCTATTCAATACGAACGGAAGCGTTCCGAGATGCGATAAAAGGAATTCTAGGAATTCGTAGCCAAGTCATTGTTCATGGGTAA
- the LOC5521800 gene encoding uncharacterized protein LOC5521800 translates to MEVTGTQLNSELNMPAVEKDTVSGSQGPVVSQEKINYWSKETVPPQAQTYPAHMELPVVVSSSQSSDPLLEKSVTAEGKQLAERTLLPSGQLPSTLASNAWEGKRRTDNWSNITQTKPIAAQMPNIKMPVSIAPNTPIQKGFVEENSSQFKPVEEVLSQLKHFQQQTVTSTMSDTTSVLPRNRQSVYAEVPDNRANTSVPQANPSLVLTHPLHSLLPKVTFPVAISTQALQLMTNTAVTHTSVEALSTAIVESTASGCHTKPSSPVISKLPSVVAPVELSSSGSTSQSIPDLLKGKVDAKLFPPRHYTFAYLQIGTWKVEKTQNNHTLSVARLKVIFTQRKFVYEFQTNPDDLKGLCEGYKQMACVEVPFSSVVGININNSHEVLIEVDSAPVMYTGKQALNFRGPGGGNLPAKYDLPRDLTSGQLLVVPYHRVKLSTSTLKDKLSMFDPRFAALMVTPIQVDENKRLTSQLPVRTPQKKRVLSPCQEAQPESAKKPCPPTVKPAAASADDAHPCHCAAGCLTKRCTCIKNGLKCYGCKCTRCENPLNILADAGVDISAAKNDACLIQNISKVKDLKTALMTRKIEFPCCGTNVPFKEACVGTVSCPDCEGEYRYSWCWHDLCDEENRPRNHCRICKSCRDYRDDHCPKCNKCYFAGLTGYPCPCGEQRSFLDCLGAFMFSLSRPWDDSDDDDDY, encoded by the exons ATGGAGGTAACTGGGACTCAACTTAATAGTGAGCTTAACATGCCAGCCGTGGAAAAAGATACTGTTTCTGGGTCTCAAGGCCCAGTTGTAAGCCAAGAGAAAATCAATTACTGGTCAAAGGAAACTGTTCCACCACAAGCCCAAACATATCCAGCACACATGGAACTGCCGGTTGTTGTGTCAAGCTCCCAGAGCAGTGATCCATTGCTGGAAAAAAGTGTTACTGCTGAAGGAAAGCAGCTTGCTGAGCGAACATTACTACCTTCAGGCCAGCTTCCATCAACTCTAGCCTCGAATGCCTGGGAAGGTAAAAGAAGAACAGACAACTGGTCAAACATTACACAAACAAAACCAATTGCAGCTCAAATGCCCAATATTAAAATGCCAGTCTCAATTGCCCCAAATACTCCAATTCAGAAAGGGTTTGTGGAGGAAAACTCTTCTCAGTTCAAACCTGTTGAGGAAGTGTTATCACAACTAAAGCACTTTCAGCAGCAAACAGTCACAAGCACCATGAGCGACACAACTTCTGTTCTTCCTCGAAATAGGCAGAGTGTATACGCTGAAGTGCCTGATAACAGAGCTAACACATCAGTTCCTCAAGCTAACCCATCACTGGTATTGACGCATCCACTCCATTCCTTGTTACCAAAGGTTACATTCCCTGTTGCAATCTCAACACAAGCCTTGCAATTAATGACTAATACTGCAGTTACGCATACATCAGTGGAAGCCTTGTCGACAGCAATAGTAGAATCGACAGCTTCAGGATGCCACACCAAACCTAGTAGTCCAGTAATATCAAAACTGCCTAGTGTCGTAGCTCCTGTGGAATTATCATCAAGTGGAAGCACTAGCCAATCTATTCCTGATCTTCTAAAGGGAAAAGTGGATGCAAAGCTCTTTCCTCCTCGTCACTACACATTTGCTTATTTACAGATTGGAACAtggaag GTGGAGAAGACACAAAACAACCACACTCTTTCAGTCGCAAGACTCAAAGTAATTTTTACACAAAG GAAGTTTGTGTATGAGTTCCAGACAAATCCTGACGACCTGAAGGGACTGTGTGAGGGTTATAAGCAAATGGCATGCGTTGAAGTGCCTTTTTCATCTGTTGTTGGTATCAACATCAACAACTCCCACGAAGTGCTTATTGAAGTGGACTCTGCTCCAGTCATGTACACCGGCAAGCAAGCCCTAAACTTTCGTGGACCGGGAGGAGGGAACTTACCAGCAAAATATGATCTTCCTAGAGACCTGACCAGTGGCCAGCTCCTGGTTGTACCTTACCATAGG GTCAAGCTGTCAACTTCAACTTTGAAAGACAAGCTGTCTATGTTTGACCCTCGATTTGCTGCATTGATGGTCACACCTATTCAAGtggatgaaaacaaaagactcACCTCACAACTCCCAGTCAGGACACCACAGAAAAAGAGGGTGTTGAGCCCATGTCAAGAGGCCCAACCAG aAAGTGCCAAGAAACCTTGCCCGCCAACGGTGAAACCTGCTGCAGCTAGCGCTGATGATGCTCATCCTTGCCATTGTGCAGCTGGTTGTCTCACAAAGAGATGCACTTGTATCAAGAATGGGCTGAAGTGTTATGGGTGTAAATGCACAAGATGTGAGAATCCATTAAATATCCTAGCAGATGCTGGTGTCGATATAAGTGCAGCTAAAAATGATGCATGTCTGATCCAGAACATCTCCAAG GTAAAAGACCTTAAGACTGCATTGATGACCAGGAAGATTGAGTTCCCATGTTGTGGTACTAATGTGCCATTTAAAGAAGCTTGTGTCGGCACAGTCTCCTGTCCTGACTGTGAAGGGGAGTACCGCTATTCTTGGTGCTGGCACGACTTATGTGATGAAGAAAATAGACCCAGAAACCATTGTAGGATCTGCAAGTCTTGTCGTGACTACAGAGATGATCATTGCCCT AAATGCAACAAGTGCTATTTTGCTGGTCTAACTGGTTACCCATGTCCATGCGGAGAGCAGCGAAGCTTCCTAGACTGTCTTGGGGCATTCATGTTCTCACTCTCCCGTCCATgggatgatagtgatgatgacgatgactaCTAA
- the LOC116604515 gene encoding histamine H2 receptor-like isoform X2 → MIQITAMANNSSSGETGHSVLSCSWLPVETWQLTVDSETIKTVALTRALVNSVTFPFTILFNLLVVIALVKVRPLRSRANLMLGCLAVTDLMTGLIAQPLAVNTNMTLYLNPLQCPSTATQAVSKIMAFSSLYHITLLNIDRLIAMKNTFRYPVIVTDGRVCLAVIMAWVVAIGFAIFDAFVPSSNISRNFGITCILTCLICCFVVWRESKKHRRQIAADHLSMGTEQPRSNANMAFALITVTHFLTYLFFFGIRIAEEQVPLLKAVSSAVVVFSSLINPLLYSIRTEAFRDAIKGILGIRSQVIVHG, encoded by the exons ATG ATCCAAATAACAGCAATGGCTAACAACAGCTCATCAGGCGAGACAGGTCACAGCGTGCTGAGCTGCTCTTGGCTTCCGGTAGAAACATGGCAACTTACGGTGGACTCTGAGACAATTAAAACAGTTGCACTAACACGAGCTCTAGTCAATAGCGTCACCTTTCCATTCACCATCCTCTTTAACTTATTAGTTGTCATAGCGCTCGTGAAGGTGCGACCGCTACGTAGCAGGGCCAACCTAATGCTGGGATGTTTGGCAGTCACTGATCTTATGACGGGACTGATCGCTCAACCGCTAGCGGTGAACACTAATATGACGCTCTACTTGAACCCTTTGCAATGCCCTTCAACTGCTACTCAGGCAGTGTCGAAGATAATGGCATTCAGTTCCTTGTACCACATTACTCTATTGAACATTGATCGGCTCATCGCCATGAAGAATACGTTTAGGTACCCTGTTATTGTAACGGATGGACGCGTGTGCTTGGCCGTCATCATGGCGTGGGTTGTAGCGATTGGCTTTGCTATCTTTGACGCCTTCGTTCCTTCTTCTAACATTTCTAGGAACTTTGGGATCACTTGCATTCTAACGTGCCTTATCTGCTGCTTCGTTGTCTGGCGCGAGAGTAAAAAGCACCGACGCCAAATTGCTGCAGATCACTTGTCTATGGGTACTGAACAGCCTAGAAGCAACGCGAACATGGCATTTGCTCTTATAACCGTCACCCACTTTttgacatatttatttttctttggcATAAGAATAGCTGAGGAACAAGTCCCATTGCTTAAAGCAGTCTCTTCAGCGGTCGTAGTTTTTAGCTCGCTTATCAATCCCTTACTCTATTCAATACGAACGGAAGCGTTCCGAGATGCGATAAAAGGAATTCTAGGAATTCGTAGCCAAGTCATTGTTCATGGGTAA
- the LOC5521699 gene encoding multifunctional methyltransferase subunit TRM112-like protein isoform X1, which produces MRLLTHNMLKSHVKGVKNGFPLAIEAQDVQVCEVDFNPEFISRMIPKLEWEALVQAAQQIGHGQDLPTQLAEGYESDNDFLKKAHHVLLEPASQLSGNFGVPVARKREKESRQQDPMFLRVLCSLTNGAR; this is translated from the exons ATGCGTCTTCTTACTCATAACATGCTAAAGTCGCACGTAAAGGGCGTCAAAAATGGATTTCCACTTGCGATAGAG GCACAAGATGTTCAAGTCTGTGAAGTAGATTTCAACCCAGAGTTTATCAGCCGTATGATTCCAAAGTTGGAGTGGGAGGCACTGGTTCAGGCTGCACAACAA ATTGGCCATGGCCAAGACTTGCCTACTCAGCTGGCAGAGGGCTATGAATCAGACAATGATTTCCTTAAAAAAGCTCATCATGTCCTTTTAGAG CCTGCTAGCCAGCTGTCTGGAAATTTCGGGGTTCCTGTGGCAAGGAAAAGGGAAAAGGAGAGCCGGCAGCAAGACCCCATGTTTCTGCGTGTGCTCTGTTCGCTGACGAACGGAGcacgctga